One genomic segment of Rhizobium sp. 11515TR includes these proteins:
- a CDS encoding FkbM family methyltransferase produces MSSSALLHLHELMAFDRHQAETAILQRVNSAYLGNHTALVRVLGRYKLYVDTRDRGFGSHVLLDGFWEIWLTLFCARNVKRGMTAIDVGANFGYYSLLLAELVGTRGELIAVEPNPHAADFLRRSVELNGLLGRTRIETSALGATISGEASLYVPHSEPKNALIVSEMFQPRPQDGIVIKVPVTTLDGMSASCSRVDFIKIDAEGAEEVILEGMAETIARHKPMLVVEFNPARYADASGFLERLAGIYGTMRRLDFSGEAVPITTEDLLSKYGADDSLLVLSRDKPA; encoded by the coding sequence ATGAGTTCTTCGGCACTGCTACATCTTCATGAATTGATGGCGTTCGATCGCCATCAAGCCGAAACCGCCATCTTGCAGCGCGTGAACAGCGCCTATCTCGGAAACCACACGGCTCTGGTGCGCGTACTCGGTCGCTATAAGCTTTATGTAGACACCCGAGACAGAGGTTTCGGATCCCATGTTCTTCTGGACGGTTTTTGGGAGATCTGGCTGACATTGTTTTGCGCGCGCAACGTCAAGCGCGGTATGACCGCGATCGATGTCGGTGCGAATTTTGGCTATTACTCCCTTCTGCTTGCCGAACTCGTCGGCACAAGGGGCGAATTGATCGCCGTCGAGCCAAATCCACATGCCGCCGATTTCCTGCGTCGCAGCGTCGAACTCAACGGGCTGCTCGGACGGACGCGGATCGAAACCTCGGCGCTCGGTGCAACGATATCGGGAGAAGCCTCTCTATATGTTCCCCATAGCGAGCCGAAGAATGCGCTGATCGTTTCGGAAATGTTCCAACCCCGCCCACAGGACGGCATCGTTATCAAGGTTCCCGTGACAACTCTCGACGGGATGAGCGCCTCCTGCTCGCGCGTCGACTTCATAAAGATCGACGCGGAGGGGGCAGAGGAAGTGATACTCGAAGGAATGGCTGAAACCATCGCCCGCCATAAACCGATGCTCGTCGTCGAATTCAATCCCGCTCGCTATGCCGACGCATCAGGTTTTCTCGAACGGCTCGCCGGTATCTACGGGACAATGCGGCGTCTCGATTTCAGCGGCGAGGCGGTTCCCATCACCACCGAAGACCTGCTTTCGAAATACGGGGCCGACGATTCGCTGCTCGTCTTGTCGCGTGACAAGCCGGCTTGA
- a CDS encoding glycosyltransferase family 4 protein yields MGVSQTILYDGLNLSLQKGTGVATYTRSLLSASRSLGYQTGVVYGIPGRVPKDPVLREVVLFDASGARPRGALSEARHWLRRRIAAPLGVKPVPIPLGGTVILKSLQAQLGDAALAYASSDLFHLARHHFKRYGNNLTMKFEARPDLLHCTYPMPIAVRKALNIYTIHDLVPLRLPYLTEDDKRYHYKMLRSLVRRADHIVTVSETSRADIIKVLGADEARVSNTYQAVHVPERLREKPVDVVADEVAGIFHLDWKGYFLFFGAFEPKKNISRLIEAYLAAKTSKPLIIVGAPGWKGEETRQLIDDDRFRFYLRAEDRILPQRQIQRFDFVSYPLLISLIRGARAVLFPSLYEGFGLPVLESMQLGTPVLSSTEGSIPEIAGDAALLVDPYDTEEMRKAIVSLDQDDGLCASFAMSGPRQAARFSTDRYQQKVSALYDSLFNG; encoded by the coding sequence ATGGGAGTGAGCCAGACGATCCTTTATGACGGCCTCAATCTTTCCCTGCAAAAGGGCACAGGTGTTGCGACCTACACCCGCAGCCTGCTGTCGGCGTCCCGTTCGCTTGGTTATCAGACCGGGGTTGTTTACGGAATTCCAGGGAGGGTTCCGAAGGACCCGGTATTGCGGGAGGTTGTTCTCTTCGATGCATCCGGCGCCCGCCCGCGCGGAGCATTATCCGAAGCTCGGCATTGGCTGCGCCGTCGCATTGCCGCGCCCTTGGGTGTGAAACCGGTTCCGATCCCACTCGGCGGGACGGTTATTCTTAAATCTCTTCAGGCGCAACTCGGCGATGCGGCCCTGGCCTATGCTTCCAGCGACTTGTTCCATCTCGCGCGCCATCATTTCAAGCGCTACGGCAATAATCTCACAATGAAGTTCGAGGCACGGCCGGATCTTCTCCATTGCACCTATCCGATGCCGATCGCGGTTAGGAAGGCGCTGAATATATATACGATCCATGACCTGGTGCCCTTACGGCTGCCCTATCTGACTGAGGACGACAAGCGCTACCACTACAAGATGCTGCGCTCCCTGGTCCGGCGGGCGGATCATATCGTGACGGTATCCGAAACGTCGCGGGCCGATATTATCAAGGTTCTCGGTGCCGATGAGGCGCGCGTCAGCAATACCTATCAGGCCGTTCACGTGCCGGAGCGACTTCGCGAGAAGCCGGTCGATGTGGTCGCCGATGAAGTCGCTGGCATCTTCCATCTCGATTGGAAGGGCTATTTCCTCTTCTTCGGCGCTTTCGAGCCGAAGAAGAACATTTCACGGCTGATCGAGGCCTATCTCGCCGCAAAGACATCCAAGCCGCTTATCATCGTCGGTGCTCCGGGATGGAAAGGCGAGGAAACGCGGCAGCTCATCGATGATGACCGGTTTCGCTTCTATCTTCGCGCCGAGGACCGCATCTTGCCGCAGCGGCAGATCCAGCGCTTCGATTTCGTATCCTATCCCTTGCTGATCAGCCTGATCAGGGGAGCGCGGGCGGTGCTGTTTCCTTCGCTTTACGAAGGTTTCGGCCTGCCGGTGCTGGAATCCATGCAGCTTGGAACGCCGGTCCTGAGCTCCACGGAGGGATCGATTCCCGAAATAGCCGGAGATGCCGCACTGCTGGTCGATCCTTATGACACGGAGGAGATGCGCAAGGCGATCGTCAGTCTGGATCAGGACGACGGGTTGTGCGCCTCGTTTGCCATGTCCGGCCCCAGGCAGGCCGCACGTTTTTCCACGGATCGATATCAACAGAAGGTGAGCGCGCTTTATGACAGCCTCTTCAACGGATAA
- a CDS encoding polysaccharide biosynthesis/export family protein translates to MPLKFGLLCVLACVLTGCGLPEAGPKASRILEEAAARAMPPFAVVDVTSTAMVKSVARPVASFAAYFGEGARDPGLRIAVGDVVSVSLWEAPPGSLFGMASSASGQQQATGSSVTIPPQTINSDGTISIPYVGRIAAAGRTPASVEKAVVSGLMGKAVQPQALVTVQQSSSNAVTVTGEVTGGARVALSPAGSRVLDAIASAGGLRAGVNDSVVYLTRGGRTMHLPFTAIVQNPRENVRLRPEDVVTVVREPVTYTILGASGQSGEVPFSVQHLTMANAVARAGGLQDTRADASGVFLFRYEPLEVARRIVAPSNPLLRRGGPVPIVYRFNLKNGSTLLAMQNFEVQPRDIIYISNASSIDIQKFMGLFQGVTGTALSAASVGISASAAN, encoded by the coding sequence ATGCCGTTGAAGTTCGGATTATTGTGCGTTCTCGCCTGCGTTCTTACGGGCTGTGGATTACCGGAGGCCGGCCCCAAGGCCTCCCGCATATTGGAGGAAGCGGCCGCGCGCGCTATGCCACCATTCGCGGTTGTCGATGTGACGTCGACGGCGATGGTCAAAAGCGTCGCTCGACCGGTAGCCAGCTTCGCGGCATATTTCGGTGAGGGCGCACGGGATCCCGGTCTCAGGATCGCGGTTGGTGATGTCGTTTCCGTCAGTCTTTGGGAAGCGCCTCCCGGGAGCTTGTTCGGAATGGCTTCGAGCGCTTCGGGGCAGCAACAGGCGACGGGTAGTTCAGTGACGATCCCGCCGCAAACCATAAACAGCGATGGCACCATCAGTATTCCCTATGTGGGCCGGATTGCGGCCGCTGGCCGCACTCCAGCTTCGGTCGAAAAGGCGGTGGTTTCCGGCCTGATGGGCAAGGCGGTGCAACCACAGGCGTTGGTGACCGTCCAGCAAAGCTCGTCGAACGCCGTCACGGTTACAGGCGAGGTGACCGGTGGTGCGCGCGTCGCACTTTCGCCCGCCGGCAGCCGAGTACTCGATGCTATTGCTTCGGCGGGAGGATTGCGCGCCGGCGTCAACGACAGCGTCGTCTACCTGACGCGTGGCGGGCGAACAATGCATCTGCCTTTTACCGCGATTGTTCAAAATCCGCGCGAAAACGTGAGATTGCGGCCCGAAGACGTCGTTACGGTGGTGCGCGAGCCGGTTACCTACACGATCCTTGGCGCATCAGGTCAGAGCGGCGAAGTTCCCTTCAGCGTTCAGCATTTGACCATGGCGAATGCCGTTGCGCGTGCGGGAGGCTTGCAGGATACCCGCGCCGACGCCTCAGGCGTCTTCCTCTTCCGCTACGAGCCGCTTGAGGTTGCCCGCCGCATCGTTGCACCGAGCAATCCGTTGCTGCGCCGTGGTGGACCTGTCCCGATCGTCTATCGGTTCAACCTGAAAAACGGATCGACGCTGCTTGCGATGCAGAACTTCGAGGTTCAGCCGCGGGATATAATTTATATCTCCAACGCGTCCTCGATCGATATTCAGAAGTTTATGGGCCTCTTCCAGGGTGTTACCGGAACGGCACTGTCAGCGGCATCGGTCGGCATCTCTGCGTCGGCGGCAAACTGA
- a CDS encoding FkbM family methyltransferase — MTSFYDIENCYKFILGRPINDDERNVIGNHLLQITDLPLDVHRRRFLTSSEFHQRHSELLFHNFVPRSIVVLFETQYNFKLYLDLRQYHISFGIMNGEYEKFDIELVKAIVPDNGQFIDVGGNVGYYSLSVAAHHSPFRGTVLAFEPLPKLCELFNRSILENGFGDRVSVHQLALADVPGELPLNDTGETVNAGATRLVTARAEVKVDRKTKVETLDRVIGNLRPDVMKVDIQGAEGLFLKGAQRTIATCKPSLLMEINHDMLSIVSKTAPGAIHRQLADFGYHIWRRSEHRLMRMATAEEFNSNFPPGTAANIFAVHEDRAEDVNRRLQHLSVDRE; from the coding sequence GTGACAAGCTTTTACGACATCGAGAATTGCTACAAATTCATTCTCGGCCGTCCGATCAACGACGATGAGCGAAATGTCATCGGCAACCATCTCCTGCAAATTACCGATCTGCCGCTGGACGTCCATCGCAGACGTTTTCTGACTTCCAGCGAATTCCACCAACGTCATAGCGAATTACTGTTTCACAATTTCGTGCCGAGATCGATCGTCGTCCTTTTCGAAACTCAATACAATTTCAAATTGTATCTGGACCTTCGCCAATATCATATTTCTTTCGGCATCATGAACGGTGAGTATGAGAAGTTCGACATCGAACTCGTGAAAGCCATCGTGCCCGATAACGGGCAATTCATCGATGTCGGCGGCAATGTGGGGTACTATTCCCTCTCTGTCGCAGCCCATCACTCCCCATTTAGAGGAACGGTTCTCGCCTTTGAGCCTTTACCGAAGCTCTGCGAGCTGTTCAACCGATCGATCCTGGAGAACGGATTTGGAGACCGAGTCAGCGTTCACCAGCTCGCTCTTGCGGATGTTCCGGGAGAATTGCCGCTTAATGACACGGGGGAAACAGTCAACGCGGGGGCCACGCGACTGGTTACTGCCCGCGCTGAAGTCAAGGTCGATCGCAAGACCAAGGTCGAAACACTGGATCGTGTTATCGGCAATCTGCGGCCTGATGTCATGAAAGTGGACATACAGGGAGCGGAAGGCTTGTTCCTGAAGGGGGCGCAAAGAACCATCGCCACATGTAAGCCTTCTCTATTGATGGAGATCAATCATGATATGCTCTCCATTGTCTCCAAAACCGCTCCAGGCGCGATCCACCGCCAGCTCGCAGATTTCGGCTACCACATCTGGAGAAGGTCCGAGCATCGGCTGATGCGAATGGCGACAGCCGAAGAATTCAACTCGAACTTCCCGCCCGGCACTGCAGCGAACATATTTGCAGTTCATGAAGATCGCGCCGAGGACGTCAACCGGCGACTTCAGCACCTGAGCGTGGATCGAGAATGA
- a CDS encoding glycosyltransferase family 4 protein, producing the protein MMKPVVMDISRLMERSHCPTPTGIDRYELHYANWLNERRKRTALTDLGAFPPPSWFVETGHNSAVTVPSERADKLVSILNSRWAATEISPAQATLLERIFAAIDGKIRWQAASEVKAGEAHTQKLRKIAHAVANHFAHGLALPDRASFVHVSHSRLERTSAFSWLREAGRNGVFYVHDLIPLSHPEFVRPEEPERHRRRMETVLKHASLVLCNSQVTARALRTFAQESNRKLPSIAVLPPGVEQCFLSPSSDMPRPQLPYFVTLGTIEPRKNHMLLLHLWQYLAERDGPKAPRLVIVGKRGWENSHILAMLERCPALPGLVIEVPGLEDAALARLVAGAAALLAPSFTEGYGMPVAEAIALGTPVIASNISAHREAAAGQPAIFLDPLDGLSWKAALDMIAASPQRRIKPGSSSGWDTHFDDLEALIEADFSARRHAAQRASRRIERISTSAVLQ; encoded by the coding sequence ATGATGAAGCCGGTCGTTATGGACATCTCGCGATTGATGGAGCGGTCGCATTGCCCGACGCCCACCGGCATCGATCGCTATGAGCTTCATTATGCGAACTGGTTGAACGAGCGCCGCAAACGGACTGCCTTGACCGATCTCGGTGCGTTTCCGCCACCGTCGTGGTTTGTCGAAACCGGTCATAACAGCGCCGTCACCGTTCCGTCCGAGCGGGCGGACAAGTTGGTCTCCATCCTCAACAGCCGTTGGGCAGCAACGGAGATATCGCCCGCACAGGCCACCCTTCTTGAACGGATTTTCGCCGCCATCGATGGCAAGATCAGGTGGCAGGCGGCGTCGGAAGTGAAAGCAGGCGAGGCTCATACGCAAAAGCTGCGCAAGATTGCGCATGCCGTCGCCAATCATTTCGCTCATGGCCTGGCGTTGCCGGACAGGGCGTCTTTTGTCCACGTATCACACAGCCGGCTGGAACGGACATCGGCGTTCTCCTGGCTTCGAGAAGCCGGCAGAAACGGCGTCTTCTACGTCCATGATCTCATTCCGCTATCGCATCCGGAATTCGTCAGACCGGAGGAGCCGGAGCGGCATCGCCGCAGAATGGAGACGGTGCTGAAACACGCATCGCTGGTGCTTTGCAACTCCCAGGTAACGGCGCGCGCCTTGCGCACCTTTGCTCAGGAAAGCAATCGAAAGCTGCCCTCTATCGCCGTGCTGCCTCCCGGTGTCGAACAGTGCTTCCTGTCGCCATCATCGGACATGCCGCGGCCACAGCTGCCATATTTCGTGACGCTCGGAACGATCGAACCGCGCAAGAACCACATGCTGTTGCTGCACCTGTGGCAATATCTGGCCGAGCGCGACGGGCCGAAGGCGCCACGGCTGGTCATCGTGGGCAAGAGGGGATGGGAAAACAGCCACATCCTGGCGATGCTGGAGCGGTGCCCCGCCCTTCCCGGTCTCGTCATCGAAGTGCCGGGGCTGGAGGATGCCGCCTTGGCGCGGCTGGTGGCGGGCGCGGCCGCCCTTCTCGCGCCTTCCTTCACGGAGGGTTATGGCATGCCTGTCGCCGAGGCTATCGCGCTCGGCACGCCGGTGATCGCCTCCAACATCAGCGCCCATCGCGAAGCTGCCGCCGGACAGCCCGCCATCTTTCTCGACCCCCTGGACGGGCTGAGCTGGAAAGCCGCGCTGGACATGATCGCCGCCTCGCCGCAACGCCGAATAAAGCCCGGCTCATCAAGCGGGTGGGATACGCATTTCGATGATTTGGAGGCGTTGATCGAGGCCGATTTTTCGGCGCGACGCCATGCTGCCCAACGCGCTTCGCGACGTATCGAGAGGATCTCGACCTCGGCGGTTTTGCAGTGA
- a CDS encoding ABC transporter ATP-binding protein: MVGVFDLVKEYEVHGRMRRVVDGVTFKIGRGEKIAVLGHNGAGKSTLVRMIAGIEEPTSGKVVRNMSMSWPIALSGGFGGSMTGYDCMRFLSRIYDKPFDEIRDVVEDFSELGRYLRMPLRTYSSGMRARLAFGMSLAIDFDCYLIDEVLAVGDKRFQLRCFEELFVKRKDRSMIIVGHNLNVIGELCKSALVLKNGRGRVFDDIEAAFRIYSTL; the protein is encoded by the coding sequence ATTGTCGGCGTGTTCGATCTCGTCAAGGAATATGAGGTGCATGGCCGGATGCGCCGCGTGGTCGACGGCGTGACATTCAAGATTGGCCGCGGTGAAAAGATCGCTGTCCTCGGACACAATGGGGCCGGCAAGTCAACGCTCGTGCGCATGATCGCAGGGATAGAGGAGCCGACGTCGGGCAAGGTCGTGCGCAACATGTCGATGTCATGGCCCATTGCCTTGAGCGGTGGCTTCGGCGGTTCGATGACTGGCTACGACTGCATGCGCTTCCTGTCGCGCATCTACGACAAGCCGTTCGATGAAATTCGCGATGTGGTAGAGGATTTCAGTGAGCTTGGCCGTTATCTGCGAATGCCTCTCAGGACTTATTCCTCAGGCATGAGAGCGCGGCTCGCCTTCGGCATGTCGCTTGCCATCGATTTCGATTGCTATCTCATCGACGAGGTATTGGCGGTTGGCGACAAACGCTTCCAACTCCGCTGTTTTGAGGAGCTTTTCGTCAAACGCAAGGATCGCTCGATGATCATTGTGGGACATAATCTCAATGTGATCGGCGAGCTGTGCAAGTCGGCGCTCGTGTTGAAGAATGGCCGCGGCCGCGTCTTCGATGACATCGAAGCGGCATTTCGCATTTACTCCACATTGTAA
- a CDS encoding helix-turn-helix transcriptional regulator yields the protein MRKSLRIPANYVASISDRAGKRLEIKPRSSWLLFQIPESVIRQHFEELTGKPYVQEFALAPVSFRQGGAQGLYQTLRQAEKDLTTARQTERMMLAKAYGELLLVKLFAKLPHNLSDAFNRGTLENAPRQLLRAEAFMRDNLHNAIMLEDLANAASCSPRALQRMFKTYRGDTPMGILCNYRLAAAHGAIKGGQAESITDLAMSLQFSNPGRFSVLYKHAYGSSPSSILRFTRERSDDAGTA from the coding sequence ATGCGCAAGTCCTTACGCATTCCTGCCAATTATGTCGCCAGCATAAGCGATCGGGCGGGCAAGCGGCTGGAGATCAAGCCGCGTAGCTCCTGGCTGCTGTTTCAGATCCCGGAATCCGTAATCCGCCAGCATTTCGAAGAGTTGACCGGCAAGCCCTACGTGCAGGAGTTTGCGCTGGCGCCTGTGAGCTTCCGTCAAGGCGGCGCACAAGGGCTCTATCAAACACTGCGCCAGGCCGAGAAGGATTTGACGACCGCTCGCCAGACCGAACGGATGATGCTCGCTAAGGCGTACGGCGAGCTCCTGCTGGTCAAGCTGTTTGCCAAGCTGCCGCACAATCTGTCCGATGCCTTCAATCGTGGCACGCTTGAAAACGCGCCACGGCAGCTCCTGAGGGCGGAGGCGTTCATGCGCGACAATCTGCACAACGCCATCATGCTGGAGGATCTCGCGAACGCCGCGAGCTGCAGCCCGCGAGCGCTGCAACGCATGTTCAAGACCTATCGTGGCGATACGCCCATGGGAATCCTCTGCAACTACCGCCTAGCCGCGGCACATGGCGCCATCAAGGGTGGTCAGGCCGAAAGCATCACCGATCTTGCCATGAGCCTGCAATTCTCCAATCCCGGGCGATTCTCCGTGCTCTACAAGCACGCTTATGGCTCCAGTCCTTCGTCGATCCTTCGTTTTACCCGGGAGCGCAGCGACGATGCCGGAACGGCCTAG
- a CDS encoding capsule biosynthesis protein, whose translation MLIVVVPGLLGAIYYGFICSDQYVSETQFVVRSPNRNAAGLLSGFLQSTGFVRAQDDSYIVTEFIKSRAAVDALVKRDGLMEILSRPEGDLLSRYPLPWAEANNEELYQHYLRFINVHTDSGSGVTTLDARAFRAEDAYRLANALVQHAEELINRLNDRAREDAIRYAQIEVNDSQTRLSNMQKSLTEFRNREALVDPSKQSSAALDMIARLSDDLADSKARLSALQEQAPQSPQGEALSARVAAMERQISDERARIVGSDGSMAPRIAQYEQLLLEREMAAKMLTSATVSLENARIDAQRQQLYLERIADPNLPDHALYPKRLGSFLMLLAVCFATFWIVRFFMIQVHEHAAQQ comes from the coding sequence TTGCTGATCGTCGTGGTTCCCGGCTTGCTCGGGGCGATCTATTACGGTTTCATCTGCTCCGATCAGTATGTTTCCGAAACGCAGTTCGTCGTGCGCAGTCCGAACAGGAATGCCGCGGGGCTGCTCAGCGGGTTCCTCCAGAGCACCGGATTCGTTCGCGCGCAGGATGACAGCTACATCGTCACCGAGTTCATCAAGTCGCGCGCCGCCGTCGACGCCCTGGTAAAAAGGGATGGTCTGATGGAAATCCTCTCTCGCCCTGAAGGAGATCTCCTCAGCCGCTACCCGCTACCTTGGGCGGAAGCCAATAATGAAGAGTTGTATCAGCATTATCTTCGTTTCATCAATGTACACACCGACAGCGGCAGCGGCGTGACGACACTGGATGCACGCGCATTTCGTGCCGAAGACGCCTATCGCCTGGCCAATGCTCTGGTTCAGCACGCGGAAGAACTCATCAACCGTCTTAATGATCGAGCGCGCGAAGATGCCATCCGTTACGCGCAGATCGAGGTGAACGACAGTCAGACAAGACTGTCCAACATGCAAAAAAGCCTGACGGAATTCCGCAATCGCGAAGCGCTTGTCGACCCAAGCAAGCAATCGTCTGCCGCCTTGGACATGATTGCCCGGCTTTCGGATGATCTGGCCGACAGCAAGGCGCGTCTTTCTGCGCTGCAGGAACAGGCGCCGCAAAGTCCGCAAGGGGAGGCGCTGAGCGCGCGCGTGGCGGCGATGGAACGGCAGATCAGCGATGAACGGGCACGTATCGTCGGGAGTGACGGCTCGATGGCGCCTCGCATCGCGCAATATGAGCAGCTGCTGCTGGAGAGGGAAATGGCAGCGAAGATGCTGACATCGGCGACCGTTTCCCTGGAAAATGCCAGGATCGATGCGCAGCGGCAACAATTGTATCTGGAGCGAATCGCCGATCCGAATTTGCCCGATCATGCGCTGTACCCGAAGCGCCTCGGTTCGTTTCTGATGCTGCTTGCGGTTTGTTTCGCGACTTTCTGGATCGTGCGCTTCTTCATGATCCAGGTACACGAGCACGCGGCTCAGCAATGA
- a CDS encoding capsular polysaccharide biosynthesis protein, with amino-acid sequence MHIDSTIFPQGAPSSAKADEQPSWLPPINARLLAFLPTRQRFPLIGPAFSASLKPIELTMGAADGVVSWGDGPLARLARLYAQVLRLPFWTVAGGFLQSTGQDATSPISIVADDLGIHSSARQPSRLEALLQNAPSDTDIQRARDLRRWIIRERLSQDNQLRDETISLRRSRRKRILLVDEVMGNHAVESAGADAATFARMWTTALAVENADIIVKCHPDVMAGQARGFLQPLARTAGVQLVDRPVSTHSLLDMVDEVWTVSSQLGLEALLREIPVVTFGMPAYAGWGLTADRAVGTVATMARSRRGRHVSIDEFAAAALFQYSRYVDPVSCSPITAEQAVERLLEWRTRARSLSGRYLCVNFSLHKRAVMRRYLSSPQSQVQFATNPSASEIQSADTIVLWGNATPPDESILWKQGKRVPIIRVEDGFIRSSGLGSSLVPPSSLCFDDQGIYFDASAPSRLETILNGANFDDALLARAKRLRQAIVSMGITKYNLPPQPAPDYRALAENRDIVLVAGQVPNDASLRFGMASHSSDIELLKAVRRARPAAFIIYKQHPDLLAKAAGRHPPPLPPAEAADLVIGNVDLDNLLGVVDEVHVATSQIGFEALLREKPVWCHGLPFYAGWGLTRDSVVSLRRKRALTLDALVAGTLILYPRYWSNITNLPCEAEDVVAELYRSRQGIAPNPSRRRWLAQVIHMLEARKK; translated from the coding sequence ATGCACATAGATTCGACGATCTTTCCCCAGGGGGCGCCGTCCTCGGCAAAGGCAGACGAGCAGCCGTCCTGGTTGCCCCCGATCAACGCACGGCTGCTCGCCTTCCTTCCGACACGTCAGCGGTTTCCTCTCATCGGCCCCGCCTTCTCCGCGTCCCTCAAACCGATCGAATTGACGATGGGTGCCGCCGATGGTGTCGTCAGTTGGGGAGACGGGCCGCTTGCTCGCCTGGCACGCCTCTATGCGCAGGTGCTCCGTCTGCCCTTTTGGACGGTGGCGGGCGGCTTCCTGCAATCGACCGGTCAGGACGCCACATCGCCGATCTCCATCGTCGCCGACGATCTCGGCATCCATTCTTCTGCCCGCCAGCCCTCCCGATTGGAGGCGCTGCTACAAAATGCGCCATCCGACACGGATATTCAGCGCGCCCGCGACCTGCGGCGATGGATCATTCGCGAACGACTGTCTCAAGACAATCAGCTGCGGGACGAGACTATTTCGCTTCGCCGAAGCCGTCGCAAGCGCATCCTGCTTGTCGACGAGGTGATGGGAAATCACGCTGTGGAAAGCGCCGGTGCCGATGCAGCGACCTTCGCAAGAATGTGGACGACGGCTCTTGCCGTGGAAAATGCCGATATCATCGTCAAATGCCATCCCGACGTCATGGCAGGCCAGGCCAGGGGCTTTCTTCAACCCCTCGCCCGAACGGCAGGCGTACAGCTTGTGGATCGCCCTGTCTCGACACATTCCCTGCTGGATATGGTGGATGAGGTCTGGACCGTATCAAGCCAACTCGGGCTGGAAGCGCTTCTGCGGGAAATACCCGTCGTTACCTTCGGCATGCCCGCCTATGCCGGCTGGGGACTGACTGCGGACCGCGCCGTGGGCACGGTCGCAACGATGGCGCGCTCGCGTCGGGGACGCCATGTCAGCATAGACGAGTTTGCTGCTGCTGCGCTCTTTCAATATTCCCGTTATGTCGATCCCGTCTCGTGCAGCCCGATCACGGCCGAGCAGGCAGTCGAACGGCTGCTGGAATGGCGCACGCGCGCCCGATCGCTCTCCGGCCGTTACCTTTGCGTCAATTTTTCGCTCCACAAACGCGCGGTCATGCGCCGCTATCTGAGCAGCCCCCAGTCGCAGGTGCAGTTCGCCACCAATCCGAGCGCCTCAGAGATCCAGAGTGCCGACACCATCGTCCTTTGGGGGAACGCCACTCCTCCCGATGAATCCATTTTGTGGAAGCAGGGCAAGAGAGTGCCGATCATTCGGGTTGAAGATGGCTTCATTCGCTCCTCCGGCCTCGGCAGCTCCCTGGTACCCCCATCTTCGCTCTGCTTCGACGACCAAGGCATCTATTTCGATGCCTCCGCTCCAAGCCGGCTGGAGACGATCCTGAACGGGGCGAATTTCGACGATGCGCTTCTTGCGCGCGCAAAGCGCCTGCGGCAGGCCATCGTCTCGATGGGCATCACCAAATACAATCTGCCGCCGCAGCCGGCGCCGGATTATCGTGCTCTCGCCGAAAACCGCGACATCGTTCTGGTGGCCGGGCAGGTGCCGAACGACGCTTCGCTGCGGTTCGGCATGGCAAGTCATTCATCCGATATCGAACTGCTCAAAGCCGTCCGGCGCGCAAGACCGGCGGCATTCATCATCTACAAGCAACACCCAGATCTTCTGGCGAAGGCAGCTGGCCGTCATCCACCCCCATTGCCACCGGCGGAGGCTGCCGATCTCGTCATCGGCAATGTCGATCTGGATAATCTCCTCGGCGTTGTCGACGAGGTTCATGTCGCAACATCGCAGATCGGGTTCGAAGCCCTGCTGCGAGAAAAGCCGGTATGGTGTCATGGCCTCCCCTTCTATGCTGGCTGGGGCCTTACACGGGATTCGGTCGTTTCATTGCGGCGAAAGCGCGCTTTAACGCTCGACGCCCTCGTCGCCGGCACACTCATCCTCTATCCGCGATATTGGTCGAACATCACCAATCTTCCGTGCGAGGCGGAAGACGTGGTCGCCGAACTCTATCGTTCCCGCCAGGGCATCGCTCCCAATCCGTCGCGGCGGCGCTGGCTGGCACAGGTCATCCACATGCTCGAGGCGAGAAAAAAATGA